A single genomic interval of Parvularcula marina harbors:
- a CDS encoding segregation and condensation protein A, giving the protein MDGDSLTPPEMAAEPQDENFDEPVRAEPDPEDFLVQLDGYEGPLDVLLDLARRQKVDLRHISVTALVDQYLAFIEEAKKRDLELAADYLVMASWLTFLKSKILLPSPKEDGEEPTADELSARLAFQLQRLDAMRKASEDLHALPQLGVDVFARGQEGLRVETQTSFTADLYDLLKAYTTQRVRSIPVTYHRDPPPVYALEAARERLERLLGEMPDWCLLATVGGGDGRAPARSVVASNFSAALEFAKSGSVELRQSAPFSPIYLRSARKESHQ; this is encoded by the coding sequence ATGGATGGTGATTCGCTGACCCCGCCGGAAATGGCGGCTGAGCCTCAAGACGAGAATTTCGACGAACCGGTCAGGGCCGAACCTGATCCGGAAGACTTCCTCGTGCAGCTTGATGGCTATGAGGGGCCGCTCGACGTCCTCCTTGATCTGGCGCGCCGTCAGAAGGTGGATCTGCGCCATATCTCTGTGACGGCGCTGGTTGATCAGTATCTCGCCTTTATCGAGGAAGCCAAGAAGCGCGATCTCGAACTCGCGGCTGACTATCTCGTCATGGCGTCCTGGCTGACGTTCCTTAAATCCAAGATCTTGCTGCCGAGCCCCAAAGAGGATGGCGAGGAGCCGACCGCCGACGAGCTCTCCGCGCGGCTGGCTTTCCAGCTCCAGCGCCTCGATGCCATGCGCAAGGCGTCCGAAGACCTCCATGCGCTGCCTCAGCTTGGGGTCGATGTCTTTGCGCGCGGGCAGGAGGGCTTGCGGGTTGAGACCCAGACCTCATTCACGGCGGATCTATATGATCTCCTGAAAGCCTATACGACCCAGCGTGTGCGGAGTATTCCGGTCACCTATCATCGTGACCCGCCGCCGGTCTATGCACTCGAAGCTGCGCGCGAGCGGCTCGAGCGCCTGCTTGGCGAGATGCCAGACTGGTGCTTGCTTGCCACGGTTGGTGGCGGGGATGGCCGGGCGCCGGCTCGCTCGGTCGTCGCCAGTAATTTTTCCGCCGCCCTCGAATTTGCCAAAAGCGGTTCGGTTGAGCTTCGTCAGAGCGCGCCGTTCTCGCCCATCTATCTGCGAAGTGCCCGTAAGGAGTCCCATCAATGA
- a CDS encoding MAPEG family protein, with protein MNTIFLPMLIQVGLTFVILLFIPGNRIRDLKADPSIYKPAALDNSVYSERSRKFANSFANQLQLPVLFYIGCLLALMVGATGLCAGIFAWAFVGLRIIHAIIHVTYNNVRQRFLAFAAGVATLIGFWIVVALAAKDSPLLTGANPLTGLGG; from the coding sequence ATGAACACGATCTTCCTCCCCATGCTTATTCAGGTTGGCCTGACCTTCGTCATCCTCCTGTTCATTCCCGGCAACCGGATCCGCGATCTCAAAGCGGACCCCTCGATCTACAAACCTGCGGCGCTCGATAATTCCGTTTATTCCGAGCGCAGCCGCAAATTCGCGAACAGCTTTGCGAACCAGCTACAACTCCCTGTCCTGTTTTATATCGGCTGCCTCCTCGCGCTGATGGTCGGGGCGACGGGGCTCTGTGCTGGCATCTTTGCCTGGGCTTTTGTTGGTCTGCGGATCATCCACGCCATCATCCATGTGACCTATAATAATGTCCGGCAGCGCTTTCTTGCATTTGCCGCTGGGGTCGCCACGCTGATCGGTTTCTGGATCGTTGTTGCGTTGGCGGCGAAAGACAGCCCGCTCCTGACCGGCGCCAATCCGCTCACCGGGCTCGGCGGCTGA
- a CDS encoding deoxyguanosinetriphosphate triphosphohydrolase, protein MPLPFPAPLAPYATRAEKTRGRLHAEPESETRTPFQRDRDRVIHSVAFRRLKHKTQVFVFHEGDHYRTRLTHSLEVSQIARSLCRRLRLDEDLGEVVALAHDLGHPPFGHTGEDVLEECMADYSGFDHNAQTLRVLTKLERHRASYDGLNLSWETLEGTVKHNGPITGALAEEKAKAKGKKLEPMPAALAEYAAGHDLELHTYAGLEAQIAALADDIAYNNHDAQDGLRAGLFTMAEAKDVPLLGPSLASVCRDWPDAPEAVQIAEAVSVLIGRMVNDVFEETSRRLAELNPASAEEVRAASEPMVAFSEALAPDIRTLREFLFGKMYRHYKVNRARSHAKRIVRDLFQLFFEEPGVLPPVWFNRQEGKPDDKRARAICDYIAGMTDGFAIEEHRKLFDATRWL, encoded by the coding sequence ATGCCGCTTCCTTTTCCCGCGCCGCTCGCCCCTTATGCCACTCGTGCCGAGAAGACGCGCGGACGGCTCCATGCCGAACCTGAATCCGAAACCCGCACGCCGTTCCAGCGGGACCGCGACCGGGTCATCCACTCGGTCGCCTTCCGGCGGCTCAAGCACAAGACGCAGGTTTTCGTCTTTCATGAGGGCGATCACTACCGCACGCGCCTGACCCACAGCCTTGAGGTTAGCCAGATCGCGCGCTCGCTCTGCCGTCGCCTGCGCCTCGATGAGGATCTGGGGGAGGTCGTCGCACTCGCGCATGATCTTGGCCATCCGCCCTTCGGGCATACGGGCGAGGACGTGCTCGAAGAGTGCATGGCCGATTACAGCGGCTTTGATCACAACGCCCAGACATTGCGGGTGCTGACAAAGCTGGAGCGCCACCGCGCCTCCTATGACGGGCTCAACCTCTCATGGGAGACGCTCGAGGGCACGGTGAAGCATAACGGGCCGATCACGGGCGCACTGGCCGAAGAGAAGGCCAAGGCGAAAGGAAAGAAGCTGGAGCCGATGCCGGCGGCGCTCGCGGAATATGCCGCCGGGCACGATCTGGAGCTTCATACCTATGCGGGGCTTGAGGCCCAGATCGCGGCGCTTGCAGACGATATCGCCTATAACAATCATGATGCGCAGGACGGGCTGCGCGCCGGGCTTTTCACCATGGCGGAGGCCAAAGACGTGCCGCTGCTCGGGCCGTCGCTTGCCAGCGTCTGTCGCGACTGGCCCGATGCGCCTGAGGCTGTGCAGATCGCTGAGGCGGTCTCGGTCCTGATCGGTCGCATGGTCAATGACGTCTTCGAAGAAACCTCCCGCCGCCTTGCGGAGCTCAACCCCGCATCTGCCGAAGAGGTGAGGGCGGCGAGCGAGCCAATGGTCGCTTTCTCCGAAGCGCTGGCGCCTGACATCCGGACTCTTCGCGAATTCCTGTTCGGCAAGATGTACCGCCACTACAAGGTCAATCGCGCGCGCAGTCACGCGAAGCGAATCGTGAGAGACCTCTTTCAGTTGTTTTTCGAGGAGCCGGGCGTCCTGCCGCCGGTCTGGTTCAACCGCCAGGAGGGCAAGCCGGATGACAAGCGAGCGCGGGCGATCTGCGATTATATCGCTGGCATGACGGATGGATTTGCCATCGAGGAACACAGGAAACTGTTCGATGCGACCCGCTGGTTGTAG
- the nagZ gene encoding beta-N-acetylhexosaminidase, protein MVRNVIFGCEGQSLTADEKAFFSDTNPWGFILFRRNCETAEQTRILCTELRTLLGRNVPILIDHEGGRVSRLSPHIVPKRVAMGEIGELAEKAGLDKAEEAARIAGEILGRDSRLVGCNVNCAPMIDVRQPGAHDIVGDRAFSEDPEIVAKLGRALADGLFAGGCLPIAKHIPGHGRAMCDSHLDLPRVCEAGEGLDSTDFAPFRALNDIPLGMTAHIVYEAVDPDQPATLSSKVIDDIIRGQIGFDGLLMTDDLSMKALTGSFTERAEGSLKAGCDLVLHCNGDMAEMVAVAIGCGPLSAEAARRSEKALSQLREPSAIDMAKLEERFASLMEPSTLS, encoded by the coding sequence ATGGTCCGTAATGTGATCTTCGGCTGTGAGGGCCAGTCGCTCACAGCCGATGAAAAGGCTTTCTTCTCGGATACGAACCCATGGGGGTTCATTCTCTTCCGGCGAAATTGTGAGACGGCGGAGCAGACGCGCATCCTGTGTACGGAGTTGCGCACGCTGCTTGGGCGCAATGTTCCGATCCTGATCGATCATGAAGGCGGCCGCGTCAGCCGGCTCTCCCCGCATATTGTGCCCAAACGCGTGGCGATGGGGGAGATAGGCGAACTGGCCGAAAAGGCCGGACTCGATAAGGCCGAAGAGGCCGCGCGGATCGCGGGCGAGATCCTGGGCCGGGATAGCCGGCTGGTTGGCTGTAACGTCAATTGCGCGCCGATGATCGATGTCCGCCAGCCCGGCGCCCATGACATTGTCGGGGACCGCGCTTTCTCTGAAGACCCTGAAATCGTCGCAAAGCTGGGCCGCGCACTGGCCGATGGGCTGTTTGCGGGCGGCTGCCTGCCGATCGCCAAACACATCCCCGGCCATGGCCGCGCCATGTGCGACAGCCATCTCGACCTGCCGCGCGTCTGCGAAGCGGGGGAGGGGCTGGACAGCACGGACTTTGCACCTTTCCGGGCGCTCAATGATATCCCGCTCGGGATGACCGCGCATATCGTCTATGAGGCGGTCGATCCCGACCAGCCGGCAACCCTTTCGTCGAAAGTCATCGATGATATCATCCGGGGACAGATCGGTTTTGACGGCCTCCTGATGACCGATGATCTTTCGATGAAGGCGCTGACGGGCAGTTTCACTGAACGGGCCGAGGGCTCGCTCAAGGCAGGCTGTGACCTTGTTCTTCACTGCAATGGCGACATGGCTGAGATGGTCGCGGTCGCGATTGGCTGTGGTCCGCTGAGCGCAGAAGCCGCAAGACGTAGCGAAAAAGCGCTGTCTCAACTGCGTGAGCCATCTGCCATTGATATGGCAAAACTTGAGGAACGCTTTGCCTCATTGATGGAACCGTCTACTCTTTCTTAA
- a CDS encoding nuclear transport factor 2 family protein has translation MRLLLIAVSMIGLVACGPSPETRESTNQTAESTDTSAAEAVLDEFYDAAAAADYDRWIALFTSDARFYGTDATEDWPYEEFSVDVKEGFDAGRGWDFNVLDRRITLSPDGKTAWFAERSHFNTTDYTLRPTGVMIHTDKGWKIRQLVMGVPFPNAIYDPMRMALQADKTGAEVETAAVAETLDRLHGYASTGVLDEYFSLYTDDAMFFGTDETERWNMEEFRTYAAPAFADGEGWTYTPVSREIVLGPMKNVAWFDEVLSHERYSNTRGSGVLLRTDEGWKVAQYNLTFLVPNDVAGDVDKVIKGAETASK, from the coding sequence ATGAGACTGTTATTGATCGCTGTTTCGATGATCGGGCTGGTTGCTTGCGGCCCCTCGCCCGAGACCCGAGAGTCGACCAACCAAACGGCTGAAAGCACGGACACCTCCGCCGCCGAAGCCGTACTTGATGAGTTCTATGACGCTGCTGCAGCGGCGGATTATGATCGCTGGATCGCCCTTTTCACAAGTGATGCCCGCTTCTATGGCACCGACGCCACCGAAGACTGGCCGTATGAAGAGTTCTCAGTTGATGTGAAAGAAGGCTTTGATGCCGGGCGGGGCTGGGACTTCAACGTCCTCGACCGGCGTATCACGCTGTCGCCGGACGGAAAGACCGCATGGTTCGCTGAGCGCAGCCACTTCAACACGACCGATTACACGCTGCGTCCGACCGGCGTCATGATCCATACGGATAAAGGCTGGAAGATCAGACAGCTTGTGATGGGCGTCCCCTTCCCCAATGCGATTTATGATCCAATGCGCATGGCGTTACAGGCGGACAAGACTGGCGCCGAGGTAGAGACTGCCGCAGTAGCCGAAACGCTCGACAGACTGCATGGATACGCTTCCACCGGCGTGCTGGATGAGTATTTCTCCCTTTATACGGATGATGCCATGTTCTTTGGCACCGACGAGACCGAGCGCTGGAACATGGAAGAGTTCCGCACATATGCCGCTCCCGCTTTTGCCGATGGCGAGGGGTGGACATACACCCCTGTCAGCCGCGAAATCGTCCTAGGGCCGATGAAGAACGTCGCCTGGTTCGATGAAGTTCTCAGCCATGAGCGTTATTCCAATACTCGCGGCAGTGGCGTCCTTCTTCGTACCGATGAGGGCTGGAAGGTTGCGCAGTATAATCTCACCTTCCTCGTGCCCAACGACGTTGCAGGGGACGTCGATAAGGTGATCAAAGGCGCGGAGACGGCATCTAAGTGA
- a CDS encoding sialidase family protein, giving the protein MRERDTLGRSRAEGAETYTVFRAEEGSAQYNHAAVLIGFNGQLYAMWQSSLQDEDAADTRVLYSVSDDGTEWSAPALLSAPLEQGIMTSGGWWTDGEKLIAYLLVWPERPGSPDHSYTLYRASTDGQTWSEPKAVMRKDGTALSGVIEQDMRALPDGRILTAVHEPPGLIVSPYYTDDPSGISGWTKGQMSNLPHEGLVSRELEPSWYRRADGALVMTFRDQASSHLKLASLSRDRGESWTTPVLTNFPDSRSKQSAGNLPNGTAFQVNNPSTDKTRLPLVLTLSEDGVLFDRAFLLRSREDLPPQRYEGKYKREGYSYPKSLVQDGWLYVAYATNKEDIEITRVPISSLTTPN; this is encoded by the coding sequence ATGAGAGAGAGAGACACGCTGGGGCGCTCGCGTGCCGAGGGCGCAGAAACCTACACTGTCTTCCGCGCCGAAGAGGGAAGCGCCCAGTATAACCACGCCGCGGTACTGATCGGGTTCAATGGACAGCTTTACGCGATGTGGCAATCCTCGCTCCAGGATGAGGACGCTGCCGATACGCGCGTTCTTTATTCGGTCAGCGATGACGGAACCGAATGGTCCGCCCCCGCCCTTTTGTCAGCGCCCCTCGAACAGGGGATCATGACCTCAGGTGGCTGGTGGACGGATGGCGAGAAGCTGATCGCCTATCTTCTCGTCTGGCCGGAACGGCCCGGCAGTCCGGATCACAGTTACACGCTTTATCGTGCGAGTACGGATGGCCAAACTTGGAGCGAGCCGAAAGCAGTCATGCGCAAGGATGGCACCGCCCTTTCCGGCGTCATCGAGCAGGATATGCGCGCCCTCCCCGATGGCCGCATCCTGACAGCGGTTCATGAGCCGCCCGGCCTGATTGTCAGCCCATATTACACCGATGATCCCTCCGGCATTTCGGGCTGGACCAAGGGCCAGATGAGTAACCTGCCCCATGAGGGCCTGGTCAGCCGGGAGCTTGAGCCAAGCTGGTACCGCCGAGCCGATGGCGCGCTGGTCATGACCTTTCGCGATCAGGCAAGCAGCCATCTGAAACTGGCGTCTCTCAGCCGCGACCGGGGTGAGAGCTGGACGACGCCGGTGCTGACCAATTTCCCTGACAGCCGCTCAAAGCAAAGCGCCGGCAATCTGCCGAACGGCACGGCATTTCAGGTCAATAACCCCTCAACTGACAAGACGCGCCTGCCGCTTGTCCTGACACTGAGTGAGGATGGGGTCCTGTTTGACCGTGCATTCTTGCTGCGCAGCCGTGAAGACCTGCCGCCGCAGCGATATGAAGGGAAATACAAGCGCGAAGGATACAGCTATCCCAAAAGCCTCGTTCAGGACGGCTGGCTCTATGTCGCCTATGCGACGAACAAGGAAGATATCGAGATCACCCGCGTGCCGATATCTTCCCTGACCACGCCAAACTGA
- a CDS encoding SPOR domain-containing protein: MSSTSIADEGYDDLEDDGGLSGFWILSIFLIVLSVFSAIVYFAYQRGLADRSAGADLPIVSANSEPVREEIELTPADTTRDTVMQELNSTDTSRVVADIDPQEDPLTGYDDDPVSSSTDTSMDLGGDEPTDPFPQTAVLDDPVVDTPPVPTVAPREERPTTTTRPQPQQTTTTPAAGAAGTWAVQIGAFGSNDEAMNNYNRLSGRYGTLISGQTPEVNVAVVNGVTYHRLWVGEFGSRDAAQSHCNSLKAAGQDCLARQR; the protein is encoded by the coding sequence ATGTCAAGCACATCCATCGCGGATGAAGGATATGATGATCTCGAAGATGACGGAGGCCTCTCCGGCTTCTGGATCCTGTCCATCTTCCTGATCGTTCTCAGCGTTTTCTCAGCCATCGTCTATTTCGCGTATCAGCGTGGACTGGCCGACCGTTCGGCTGGTGCCGATCTGCCGATTGTCTCGGCAAATTCGGAGCCCGTGCGCGAGGAGATCGAGCTGACACCGGCCGATACGACCCGTGATACGGTGATGCAGGAGCTCAACTCCACCGACACCTCGCGCGTCGTGGCCGATATCGATCCGCAGGAAGACCCGCTTACCGGCTATGATGATGACCCTGTCTCATCTTCCACTGATACGAGCATGGACCTCGGCGGCGATGAGCCGACCGATCCCTTCCCGCAAACCGCTGTTCTTGATGATCCGGTTGTCGATACGCCGCCTGTGCCGACTGTGGCACCGCGCGAAGAGCGTCCGACGACGACCACCCGTCCGCAGCCGCAACAGACCACCACGACGCCTGCTGCCGGGGCGGCTGGCACATGGGCGGTACAGATCGGCGCCTTCGGCTCGAACGACGAGGCGATGAACAATTATAACCGCCTGTCAGGCCGCTACGGCACGCTGATCAGCGGGCAGACGCCTGAGGTGAATGTCGCTGTCGTCAACGGGGTGACCTATCACCGCCTCTGGGTTGGTGAGTTCGGCAGCCGCGATGCCGCGCAGTCGCATTGTAACTCCCTGAAAGCTGCCGGGCAGGATTGCCTTGCCCGCCAGCGGTAA
- the erpA gene encoding iron-sulfur cluster insertion protein ErpA — protein MADGNDSPDITMTDRAARRISKILSSESEGSMLRIAVLGGGCSGFQYDFQIVQAREDDDLVLERDGAVVLIDEMSQQYMPGAVIDYTEELIAAAFKIDNPLATANCGCGTSFSI, from the coding sequence ATGGCAGACGGAAATGACAGCCCCGACATCACAATGACCGACCGCGCCGCGCGGCGGATCTCGAAAATCCTCAGCAGTGAGTCTGAGGGCTCGATGCTGCGGATCGCTGTACTCGGCGGCGGGTGTTCAGGCTTTCAGTATGACTTCCAGATCGTACAAGCACGCGAGGATGATGACCTGGTCCTTGAGCGCGACGGCGCGGTGGTCCTGATCGATGAGATGAGCCAGCAATATATGCCCGGCGCCGTCATCGATTACACCGAAGAGCTAATCGCGGCGGCCTTCAAGATCGACAATCCGCTGGCAACCGCCAATTGCGGCTGCGGGACGAGTTTTTCGATCTGA
- a CDS encoding type 1 glutamine amidotransferase domain-containing protein, with amino-acid sequence MSKLNGKTVAILATNGFEQSELESPRDRMRKEGAEVHVISPKTGEIKGWDKDDWGRAVKVDKALSEATVEEYDALILPGGQINPDQLRKDKEAVAFVHEFFNTKKPLAAICHAPWLLIEAGVVEGRDITSYESIATDVKNAGGNWKDEPVVVHEAMITSRNPGDLEAFNDKIVEEICEGRHQDRQAA; translated from the coding sequence ATGAGCAAACTCAACGGAAAAACTGTCGCCATTCTCGCAACGAATGGCTTCGAGCAGTCCGAGCTTGAGTCTCCGCGTGACCGGATGCGCAAAGAAGGCGCCGAGGTCCATGTCATTTCACCCAAGACCGGTGAGATCAAAGGGTGGGACAAGGACGATTGGGGCCGCGCGGTGAAGGTCGATAAGGCTTTAAGCGAGGCGACGGTCGAGGAATATGACGCCCTCATCCTGCCGGGCGGCCAGATCAACCCTGACCAGTTGCGCAAAGATAAGGAGGCGGTCGCCTTCGTGCATGAATTCTTCAATACGAAAAAACCGCTCGCCGCGATCTGTCACGCGCCCTGGCTGCTGATTGAAGCTGGCGTGGTCGAAGGCCGGGACATCACGTCCTATGAGTCCATCGCCACCGATGTGAAGAATGCGGGCGGTAACTGGAAAGACGAGCCTGTCGTCGTTCACGAAGCCATGATCACCAGTCGGAATCCGGGTGATCTGGAGGCGTTCAACGACAAGATCGTCGAGGAGATCTGCGAGGGACGGCATCAAGACCGCCAAGCAGCTTAA
- a CDS encoding exodeoxyribonuclease III — MKIASFNVNSIKARLPRILHWFDEAKPDVCVLQEIKCIDENFPASEFEDRGYNVEVFGQKTYNGVALLSKHPVEDVIRGVPGFEDEQSRYIEAVILPEDTDPVRVGGLYLPNGNPAPGPKYDYKLAWMEAFTAHAESLLALEEATVLCGDYNVIPEPQGVYAPDKWREDALFRLETRQAFRRILNLGYFEALHHLKPEPFYTFWDYQGGAWDQDKGLRIDHLLLSPQAVDRLVGGDADRAVREPNSGSKETKPSDHVPVWVEIA; from the coding sequence ATGAAGATCGCCAGTTTCAACGTCAATTCGATCAAGGCCCGCCTGCCTCGCATTCTTCACTGGTTCGACGAAGCGAAACCAGATGTCTGTGTACTGCAGGAAATCAAATGTATCGACGAGAACTTCCCCGCCAGTGAGTTCGAAGACCGCGGCTATAATGTCGAGGTTTTCGGCCAGAAGACCTATAATGGCGTTGCTCTCCTCTCAAAGCATCCGGTCGAGGATGTTATCCGCGGTGTGCCCGGTTTCGAGGATGAGCAGTCACGCTATATCGAAGCGGTGATCCTGCCTGAAGATACAGATCCCGTCCGGGTCGGCGGGCTTTATCTGCCCAATGGCAATCCGGCGCCGGGCCCGAAATATGACTATAAGCTCGCTTGGATGGAGGCGTTCACGGCGCACGCGGAAAGCCTCCTTGCGCTTGAAGAAGCTACTGTTCTGTGTGGGGATTATAATGTCATTCCGGAACCCCAAGGCGTCTATGCCCCGGATAAATGGCGCGAAGATGCCCTCTTCCGGCTGGAGACACGCCAAGCCTTCCGGCGCATCCTGAACCTTGGCTATTTCGAGGCCCTTCATCACCTGAAGCCTGAGCCCTTCTATACGTTCTGGGATTATCAGGGCGGCGCATGGGATCAGGACAAGGGGCTGAGGATCGATCACCTCCTCCTCTCGCCGCAGGCCGTCGACCGGCTTGTGGGCGGCGATGCCGACCGCGCCGTGCGCGAACCCAATAGCGGCTCGAAAGAAACCAAACCCTCCGACCACGTGCCTGTGTGGGTCGAGATTGCCTGA
- a CDS encoding ATP-dependent DNA helicase: protein MKWSPQQDDALKAASKWLNGRREAQVFRLFGFAGTGKTTLARHLAEHVDGEVVFGAFTGKAAHVLRQKGCTGAQTIHSLIYRPATAEGEDPGEDGPQFTIRRDAPAGDAALIIIDECSMVDEELGRDLLSFGAPVLVLGDPAQLPPVKGGGYFTDAEPDIMLTEVHRQAADNPIIHLSMQIRQGEIPEPGDYGAARIVSKRDLDPDIVTNADQVLVGTNRTRARYNQRLREINGFDGDEPWVGERLVCLRNNKQKGLLNGGMWTVMSRHGRKRGKLRLDLIPEDGGRTARVQVLPEFFKGGAADIPWQKRRNSDEFDFGYALTVHKAQGSQWDDVVLFDESYAFREDRLKWLYTGVTRAAEKLTIVR, encoded by the coding sequence ATGAAATGGTCCCCCCAACAGGATGATGCGCTCAAAGCCGCGTCGAAATGGCTCAATGGTCGGCGAGAGGCGCAGGTCTTCCGGCTGTTCGGTTTTGCTGGCACCGGCAAGACGACCCTTGCCCGGCACCTCGCCGAACATGTCGATGGCGAAGTGGTCTTCGGCGCCTTCACCGGCAAGGCCGCGCATGTATTGCGTCAAAAGGGCTGCACGGGCGCGCAGACGATCCATTCGCTGATCTATCGTCCGGCTACGGCAGAGGGCGAGGACCCCGGCGAGGACGGCCCGCAATTCACGATCCGCCGAGATGCCCCGGCGGGAGATGCTGCGCTCATCATCATCGATGAATGCTCAATGGTGGATGAGGAGCTGGGCCGCGATCTTCTCTCTTTCGGTGCGCCTGTCCTAGTGCTGGGCGATCCCGCCCAGCTCCCCCCGGTCAAGGGCGGCGGCTATTTCACCGACGCCGAACCGGACATCATGCTGACAGAGGTGCATCGTCAGGCAGCGGACAATCCGATCATTCATCTGTCCATGCAGATCCGGCAGGGGGAGATCCCCGAACCCGGCGATTATGGCGCGGCAAGGATCGTCTCCAAGCGTGATCTCGATCCCGATATCGTGACGAATGCCGATCAGGTGCTGGTCGGAACCAACCGCACCCGCGCGCGCTATAACCAGCGCCTGCGCGAGATCAACGGCTTTGACGGGGATGAACCCTGGGTCGGGGAGCGTCTCGTCTGCCTACGGAACAACAAGCAGAAAGGCCTTCTGAATGGCGGCATGTGGACGGTGATGTCCCGGCATGGCCGCAAGCGCGGCAAGCTGCGGCTCGACCTCATCCCCGAAGATGGCGGACGAACCGCGCGCGTGCAGGTTTTGCCCGAATTCTTCAAGGGCGGCGCGGCAGATATTCCGTGGCAGAAAAGACGGAACTCGGATGAATTTGATTTCGGCTACGCCCTTACCGTTCACAAGGCGCAAGGTAGCCAGTGGGACGATGTCGTCCTTTTTGACGAAAGCTATGCCTTCCGCGAGGATCGCCTGAAATGGCTCTATACCGGGGTGACGCGCGCGGCCGAAAAGCTGACGATCGTGCGTTAG
- a CDS encoding polyribonucleotide nucleotidyltransferase, which yields MTISRRLLLQRLGFGAAALPLGACGSILYPERRGQQSGRIDAGVAVLDGIGLLLFLIPGIIAYAVDFHTGAIYLPGTGASLETEDDLAAVPFEGPLTDEKMDEVWEAQYGRERPFRNAELQSRPITNLAELKREVRLARNGEGRRFG from the coding sequence ATGACCATTTCACGCCGCCTTCTTCTTCAACGCCTGGGCTTTGGGGCCGCTGCCCTGCCGCTCGGTGCCTGCGGTTCGATTCTTTATCCTGAACGCCGGGGCCAGCAGAGCGGGCGCATTGATGCCGGTGTCGCTGTGCTCGACGGGATCGGGCTCCTGCTTTTCCTTATTCCCGGCATCATTGCCTATGCCGTCGATTTCCATACCGGCGCGATCTACCTGCCGGGGACAGGCGCGAGCCTTGAGACCGAAGATGATCTTGCCGCCGTGCCGTTCGAGGGGCCGTTGACTGATGAGAAGATGGATGAGGTCTGGGAAGCTCAATATGGCCGCGAGCGTCCCTTCCGGAATGCGGAGCTGCAATCCCGGCCGATCACCAATTTGGCGGAGCTCAAACGCGAAGTGCGACTCGCGCGGAATGGCGAGGGCCGCCGCTTCGGCTGA
- a CDS encoding pseudouridine synthase, with product MKPLPDYHPPTEPWLDVLYGDDALIVLNKQAGLLSVPGNVSRDSLETRAAERFGNTLVAHRLDMATSGVIVMPRGKENLAAVGLQFEKRQTEKRYIAVVWGDVAEDKGTVDLPIRCDWPNRPLQMICHERGRPAVTHWEVLTREGDKTRLALTPITGRSHQLRLHMKELGHPILGDEWYADGEARAASPRLLLHAEVLTLTHPANGERMSFTAPCPF from the coding sequence GTGAAGCCCCTCCCCGACTACCATCCGCCGACAGAGCCATGGCTTGACGTTCTTTATGGGGACGACGCGCTGATTGTGCTCAACAAGCAGGCAGGTCTTTTATCCGTGCCCGGCAATGTCAGCCGGGATAGTCTTGAGACGCGCGCGGCGGAACGGTTCGGCAATACGCTAGTCGCCCACCGGCTCGACATGGCGACGAGCGGCGTCATTGTCATGCCGCGCGGCAAGGAAAACCTCGCCGCGGTGGGACTGCAATTCGAAAAGCGGCAGACGGAGAAGCGCTATATCGCTGTTGTCTGGGGCGATGTGGCGGAAGACAAGGGCACTGTGGACCTCCCCATACGCTGCGATTGGCCAAACCGGCCGCTGCAGATGATCTGCCATGAAAGGGGCCGCCCAGCCGTCACTCATTGGGAGGTGCTCACGCGCGAAGGCGACAAGACGCGTCTTGCCCTTACACCCATCACCGGGCGGTCGCACCAGTTGCGCCTTCACATGAAAGAGCTTGGCCATCCGATCCTCGGGGATGAATGGTATGCCGATGGGGAAGCCCGCGCTGCCAGCCCGCGCCTTCTTCTTCATGCTGAGGTACTGACCCTCACCCACCCCGCGAATGGCGAACGGATGAGCTTTACCGCACCCTGCCCTTTCTGA